Proteins from a genomic interval of Candidatus Neomarinimicrobiota bacterium:
- the proC gene encoding pyrroline-5-carboxylate reductase yields the protein MSDDIFAKKITVLGAGNIGQAIARGFVQSGKVDADQVTLTRRNLQFIEEFEDEGYHISKDNREAVRSADLVIIAVQPQQLVGLLNQIKDDIDPQKHILMSIVTAVSINEILKHLEKDVPVVRVMPNTAIEIGESMTCIAARPGSEDAIDATRTLFELIGQVVVLDENRMTPATALVACGIAFFLRAIRAASQGGIEIGFHSEEALIMAAQTAKGAASLLLKSKHHPESEIDKVTTPRGCTIGGLNRMEHEGFSSAMIKGILTSADLAEGLYDNPNGEE from the coding sequence ATGAGTGACGATATTTTTGCAAAGAAGATTACTGTCCTCGGCGCAGGAAATATCGGGCAGGCCATCGCCCGGGGTTTTGTGCAGTCGGGGAAAGTGGATGCTGATCAGGTAACGCTGACCCGGCGGAATCTCCAGTTCATCGAGGAGTTCGAGGACGAAGGATATCATATCTCCAAGGATAACCGGGAAGCCGTCCGCTCGGCGGATTTGGTGATTATCGCGGTACAGCCGCAGCAGCTTGTCGGGCTGTTAAATCAGATAAAGGACGATATCGATCCGCAAAAGCATATCCTGATGTCAATAGTGACGGCGGTGAGTATTAACGAAATCCTGAAGCACCTGGAGAAGGATGTCCCGGTCGTTCGGGTGATGCCGAATACCGCCATTGAAATTGGCGAATCCATGACGTGTATCGCCGCTCGTCCCGGCAGCGAAGATGCCATCGATGCGACACGTACCCTGTTCGAGCTTATTGGCCAGGTTGTGGTGTTAGACGAAAACCGGATGACGCCGGCAACGGCGCTCGTCGCATGCGGCATTGCTTTTTTCCTTCGGGCGATTCGTGCAGCCTCACAGGGTGGCATCGAAATCGGTTTTCATTCCGAAGAAGCCCTAATCATGGCCGCGCAGACCGCCAAGGGCGCCGCATCGCTGCTCCTGAAGTCGAAGCACCATCCCGAGTCCGAAATCGACAAAGTCACCACGCCCAGAGGTTGCACTATCGGCGGACTCAACCGGATGGAGCACGAAGGATTTAGCTCGGCGATGATTAAGGGAATCCTCACCTCCGCCGATCTGGCCGAGGGGCTGTATGATAATCCCAATGGGGAGGAATAA
- the tal gene encoding transaldolase: protein MNRLTELINYGQSYWLDNLTRGKIKSGELKNRVEEQGLRGITSNPSIFQKAITQSDDYDDQIRELTEAGKSVDEVYEAVVVKDVQDACDELRGLYDETDGADGYVSLEVSPYLAHDTEGTANEARRLFKKVDRPNCFIKIPGTPAGVPAIEEALYEGINVNVTLLFSIQSYEDVAYAYIRAMERRAAEGLPLKSVASVASFFLSRMDVLVDELLEHRIYGTDNTEEKKLAKELMGESAIANAKLAYQSYKWIFGSARWKLLEEKGARVQRPLWASTSTKNPEYSDVRYVDSLIGQNTVNTLPDKTIDAFADHGTLKENTVEEGIEESEETLMNMYELDIDLDYVTQRLLDEGIQKFIKPFDNLMETLEQKMKEVG, encoded by the coding sequence ATGAATCGACTAACGGAGCTTATTAATTACGGCCAAAGTTACTGGCTAGACAACCTCACCCGCGGAAAGATTAAATCCGGAGAACTGAAAAACCGTGTGGAAGAACAGGGCTTGCGCGGTATCACCTCCAATCCCAGTATTTTTCAGAAGGCGATTACCCAGAGCGACGATTACGATGACCAGATCCGGGAATTGACCGAAGCCGGCAAATCAGTGGATGAAGTGTACGAAGCGGTTGTGGTAAAAGATGTGCAGGACGCGTGTGATGAACTGCGTGGCTTGTACGACGAAACCGATGGGGCTGACGGCTATGTGAGCCTGGAAGTCTCACCGTATCTTGCCCATGATACGGAAGGTACTGCGAATGAGGCTCGGCGTCTGTTCAAAAAGGTTGATCGGCCGAACTGCTTCATCAAGATTCCGGGAACCCCGGCCGGCGTCCCGGCAATCGAAGAAGCACTGTATGAAGGTATTAACGTTAACGTAACGCTGCTGTTCTCCATTCAGAGTTACGAGGATGTGGCGTATGCATATATCAGGGCTATGGAACGGCGCGCAGCGGAAGGCTTGCCGCTGAAATCGGTGGCATCGGTTGCCAGCTTTTTCCTGAGTCGGATGGATGTATTGGTCGATGAACTGTTGGAGCACCGCATCTACGGCACTGATAACACCGAGGAGAAAAAACTTGCCAAAGAATTAATGGGCGAGTCGGCCATTGCAAACGCGAAACTTGCCTATCAGAGTTATAAATGGATTTTTGGATCGGCACGGTGGAAACTCCTGGAAGAGAAGGGTGCGCGAGTACAGCGTCCGTTGTGGGCGAGTACCAGCACCAAGAATCCGGAATATAGCGACGTGCGCTACGTGGATTCACTCATTGGACAAAATACGGTGAATACCCTTCCGGATAAAACCATTGACGCGTTTGCCGACCACGGTACGCTGAAAGAAAATACGGTTGAAGAAGGTATCGAGGAATCGGAAGAAACGCTTATGAATATGTACGAGCTCGATATTGACCTTGATTACGTTACACAGCGCCTGCTGGATGAAGGTATCCAGAAATTCATCAAGCCGTTTGACAATCTGATGGAAACGCTTGAACAGAAGATGAAAGAAGTCGGATAA
- a CDS encoding argininosuccinate synthase — protein sequence MESKKVVLAYSGGLDTSVLLKWLDNQGYEVICFVGNVGQQEDFDAVRAKALETGASKVYVEDLRREFVTEFIFPALRGNARYEGRYLLGTSLARPLLAKAQIEIADKEGAQYVAHGATGKGNDQVRFELTYYALNPKITVISPWKNPEFLDQFAGRADLQAYAEKFGIPISSTNGKVYSEDENLMHISHEAGELEDPLYEAPEGVYSRTKSPKDAPDEETKVEIQFRNGNPVKVTNLNDDVTKDDPLELFEYLNDLAYENGIGRVDMVENRYIGIKSRGIYETPGATILWEAHRDLEGLAMDKEVMHLRDMLIPKFSELIYNGYWFSPEMDFIMSAFNKSQEAIDGTVIVSLYKGNVYVTGRKSPTALYDQDMSSMEVEGGFDATDSRGFINISAIRLKAHNLVLRDGRPYDWRIIKEELLNETVES from the coding sequence ATGGAATCAAAAAAGGTAGTACTGGCCTACAGCGGAGGACTGGATACCTCAGTCCTCCTCAAATGGCTCGACAACCAGGGCTACGAGGTCATCTGCTTCGTCGGAAACGTGGGACAGCAGGAGGACTTCGACGCCGTCCGGGCAAAGGCGCTGGAAACCGGTGCCTCCAAGGTGTATGTTGAAGATCTGCGACGGGAGTTTGTCACCGAGTTTATCTTTCCGGCACTCCGGGGAAACGCGCGATACGAAGGTCGTTATCTGCTGGGGACATCTCTGGCGCGGCCGCTCCTGGCGAAAGCCCAGATTGAAATCGCCGACAAAGAAGGCGCGCAATACGTCGCTCACGGCGCCACAGGCAAAGGCAACGATCAGGTACGGTTTGAACTCACGTATTACGCACTCAATCCGAAGATTACGGTGATCTCCCCGTGGAAGAATCCGGAATTTCTTGACCAATTCGCAGGTCGTGCAGATCTGCAGGCATACGCAGAAAAATTCGGAATCCCGATTTCGTCCACGAACGGGAAGGTTTACAGCGAAGACGAGAATCTGATGCACATCAGTCACGAGGCGGGCGAGCTGGAAGATCCGCTGTACGAGGCGCCGGAGGGAGTTTACAGCCGGACGAAGTCTCCCAAAGATGCGCCGGACGAGGAGACCAAAGTCGAAATCCAGTTCAGGAACGGCAACCCGGTAAAGGTGACCAATCTGAATGATGATGTCACAAAAGATGACCCGCTGGAGCTGTTTGAGTATTTAAATGACCTGGCCTACGAGAACGGTATCGGCCGGGTGGATATGGTGGAAAACCGGTACATCGGCATTAAGTCCAGAGGAATCTACGAGACTCCCGGCGCCACCATCCTCTGGGAAGCACACCGCGACCTGGAGGGACTGGCCATGGACAAAGAGGTCATGCATCTCCGGGATATGCTGATTCCGAAATTCTCCGAGTTGATCTACAACGGCTACTGGTTTTCGCCGGAGATGGATTTTATCATGAGCGCATTTAACAAAAGCCAGGAGGCGATCGACGGTACGGTGATTGTTTCTCTGTACAAAGGGAATGTCTACGTTACCGGCCGGAAATCTCCGACAGCGCTGTATGACCAGGATATGTCTTCCATGGAAGTGGAGGGCGGATTTGACGCCACCGATTCCAGAGGATTTATCAATATTAGCGCTATCCGGCTGAAGGCACACAACCTGGTGCTGCGGGATGGCCGACCGTATGACTGGCGCATTATCAAGGAAGAGCTGCTCAATGAAACTGTGGAGTCCTGA
- a CDS encoding branched-chain amino acid aminotransferase — MTAEMQVTRTQDSRLEKVDLDNPGFGVTFSDHMFEMNYLDGEWQTPEIVPYGSIDVAPAMASLHYGQAVFEGMKAFYSEDGDVHLFRPEQHHERFNASCRRLCIPETDYETFIEAIKTLISLDYEWIPKTHGQALYIRPFIFATDNYLAVAVSETYKFLIITSPVGAYYKEGINPVGLVTAEEYSRTAKGGVGTVKTLGNYAASLLPAKKAKEKGFTQVLWLDAAEKKYVEEVGTMNIFFKIDGTLVTPPLEGTILPGVTRDSVIRIAREWDTPVEERQISIDEVMERSDNGELEEVFGTGTAAVISPVGKIQHRDKTISINGHNIGPFAKRLYDEITGIQYGNVEDRFGWIRKVEPETW, encoded by the coding sequence ATGACTGCCGAGATGCAGGTGACAAGAACTCAAGACAGTCGATTGGAGAAGGTAGACCTGGATAATCCAGGGTTTGGTGTAACGTTTTCGGATCACATGTTTGAAATGAATTATCTAGACGGCGAATGGCAGACGCCGGAAATCGTGCCATACGGTTCCATAGATGTTGCCCCGGCCATGGCTTCATTGCATTATGGTCAGGCGGTATTCGAGGGAATGAAGGCGTTCTACAGCGAAGATGGCGATGTTCACCTGTTTCGCCCGGAACAACACCATGAGCGGTTCAATGCTTCCTGCCGGAGATTGTGCATTCCGGAGACCGACTACGAGACGTTCATCGAAGCCATAAAAACATTGATCTCGCTGGACTATGAATGGATTCCCAAGACTCATGGTCAGGCATTGTATATCCGGCCGTTCATTTTCGCCACGGATAACTACCTGGCGGTGGCGGTGTCGGAAACCTACAAGTTCCTGATTATTACCTCGCCTGTGGGAGCCTATTACAAAGAAGGTATCAATCCGGTGGGCCTGGTGACCGCGGAAGAATACTCCCGCACTGCCAAGGGCGGAGTCGGTACGGTCAAGACACTGGGGAACTATGCCGCCAGTCTGCTGCCGGCAAAGAAAGCCAAGGAAAAAGGCTTTACCCAGGTGCTCTGGCTCGACGCAGCTGAAAAAAAGTACGTCGAGGAAGTCGGGACTATGAATATATTTTTCAAGATAGACGGCACCTTGGTGACGCCGCCGCTGGAAGGAACAATTCTGCCCGGCGTGACCCGGGATTCGGTTATCCGGATTGCCAGGGAATGGGATACTCCGGTGGAAGAGCGCCAAATCTCCATCGATGAGGTGATGGAACGCTCGGACAACGGGGAACTGGAAGAGGTGTTCGGTACCGGGACGGCCGCTGTGATATCTCCGGTGGGTAAAATTCAGCACAGGGATAAAACCATATCCATCAACGGACATAATATCGGGCCGTTTGCGAAGCGATTGTATGACGAGATTACCGGTATCCAGTACGGGAACGTTGAGGATCGCTTTGGCTGGATTCGCAAAGTCGAGCCCGAAACCTGGTAA
- the argH gene encoding argininosuccinate lyase, with protein MKLWSPDSDTDSRIEAFTVGDDYELDQELVVYDCEASKAHAKMLGAIGILESAEVESLVEELEKIQAEAEFGEFAISPEQEDCHTAIEERLTESLGDTGKKIHTGRSRNDQVVTALRLYYRKQLDSMVKEIDRFNESANAFDERFGEVEIPGFTHTRKAMPSSMGMWVNAFISGMEDNKILLESTLEMLDQSPLGAGAGYGVPLNLDRAMTAEAMGFSRVQENPIATQNSRGKYEATILHGCSMIMLDLNKMASDLVNYSAPAYGFFELPEKLCTGSSIMPQKNNPDVFELVRAKYHQVAGWQQQAQNIAANLQSGYHRDLQLTKEPVMRGLRTTLESLDIMTYALENLGVNRDRCAESMTAELYATERAYELVKQGVPFRDAYRKISEDY; from the coding sequence ATGAAACTGTGGAGTCCTGACTCCGATACCGATTCGCGGATCGAAGCGTTTACGGTCGGGGATGACTACGAACTCGATCAGGAGCTAGTCGTCTACGATTGTGAGGCGTCCAAAGCCCACGCAAAGATGTTGGGCGCTATTGGAATTCTCGAGTCTGCCGAAGTCGAGTCCCTGGTTGAGGAACTCGAGAAAATCCAGGCCGAAGCCGAATTCGGTGAATTCGCGATTTCCCCGGAACAAGAAGACTGCCACACGGCCATCGAAGAGCGGCTCACGGAATCGCTGGGAGACACGGGGAAAAAGATTCACACCGGTCGGAGCCGGAACGATCAGGTCGTGACGGCGCTCCGGCTGTATTACCGGAAGCAATTAGATTCCATGGTAAAGGAAATTGACCGGTTCAATGAATCGGCCAACGCATTTGATGAAAGATTCGGCGAAGTGGAGATACCGGGATTCACCCACACAAGAAAAGCAATGCCGTCCTCCATGGGAATGTGGGTTAACGCATTTATTTCCGGAATGGAGGATAACAAAATCCTCCTGGAAAGTACGCTGGAGATGCTGGATCAGTCTCCGCTGGGTGCCGGCGCCGGTTACGGCGTGCCGCTGAACCTTGATAGAGCAATGACTGCGGAGGCGATGGGATTCAGCCGAGTGCAGGAGAATCCGATCGCTACGCAAAACAGTCGCGGAAAATACGAAGCGACGATTTTGCACGGATGCAGTATGATTATGCTGGATTTGAATAAAATGGCATCGGATCTCGTGAACTACAGCGCTCCGGCCTACGGTTTCTTCGAATTGCCGGAAAAGTTATGTACCGGGAGTTCCATTATGCCGCAGAAGAATAATCCGGACGTATTTGAATTAGTGAGAGCTAAGTATCATCAGGTAGCTGGCTGGCAGCAGCAGGCGCAAAATATTGCAGCAAATCTTCAATCCGGATATCACCGGGATTTGCAACTGACAAAGGAACCGGTCATGCGCGGACTCCGGACGACTCTGGAATCTCTGGACATTATGACTTACGCACTGGAAAATCTCGGGGTTAACCGGGATCGGTGTGCAGAATCAATGACTGCGGAATTATATGCAACCGAGCGGGCGTATGAACTCGTGAAACAGGGTGTGCCGTTCCGGGATGCCTACAGAAAAATTTCTGAAGACTATTAG
- a CDS encoding FMN-binding glutamate synthase family protein, which translates to MQEWRGRNDALGTVNRGDAAESGLCTLCRADCKGKCETWLSSIIGRKILYPRDFGDITAGSANISPKGVGYHSLRIQGYVHGAEGLPPGLQNSADDCIFPNVKIETEFGREVKTKSRVPIMTGALGSTEIARKYWDSFAIGSALVGFPIVIGENVVGVDQEAELEDGSVVNAPELDRRIQTYQRYMHDGYGGIFVQLNVEDTRNGVAEYVSEHYGDDVIIELKWGQGAKDIGGEIQVRSLDYAKFLKERGYVVDPDPTSETIQKAYKSRAIRSFARHSRLGGTDAPTTDDLKQQFMERVEYLRGLGFKRISLKTGAYDMQGLAMALRFAADAKLDLVTIDGAGGGTGMSPWNMMEHWGIPSVHLHSKAVEYADTLAEHGIDVPDLSFAGGFAREDHIFKALALGSPYAKLVCMGRAPMIPGFVGANIQGVFDPERQEELNGNWNKLPSTVNKYGETPERIFAGWYDVEDLIGPEEMKNIPLGAVAMWNYADKLSAGLQQFMAGVRKFDIHTLNRKDLMSANMETEEVTGIPHMTKANNEEALDILKTGLNGRK; encoded by the coding sequence ATGCAAGAATGGCGAGGCAGGAACGATGCGCTTGGAACTGTTAACCGTGGGGATGCGGCCGAATCCGGCTTGTGCACCCTGTGTCGGGCAGATTGCAAGGGCAAATGCGAAACGTGGCTCTCCTCAATTATTGGTCGTAAAATCCTGTATCCCAGAGATTTTGGTGACATCACCGCAGGCAGCGCCAACATTTCCCCGAAGGGTGTCGGCTACCATAGTTTGAGAATTCAGGGTTACGTCCACGGCGCGGAGGGGCTTCCGCCCGGGTTACAGAATTCAGCGGACGACTGTATTTTCCCCAATGTCAAAATCGAAACCGAATTCGGCAGAGAGGTCAAAACCAAAAGCCGGGTTCCGATAATGACAGGCGCCCTCGGTTCAACCGAAATCGCCCGGAAGTACTGGGATTCGTTTGCCATTGGAAGCGCACTGGTCGGATTTCCGATTGTAATCGGAGAGAACGTAGTCGGCGTAGACCAGGAAGCCGAACTGGAAGATGGCAGCGTGGTTAACGCACCGGAGCTGGACCGACGTATTCAGACGTATCAGCGGTATATGCATGACGGATACGGGGGGATATTCGTTCAGCTGAACGTAGAAGATACCCGAAACGGCGTGGCCGAATACGTATCCGAGCATTATGGTGATGATGTCATTATCGAACTGAAATGGGGGCAGGGCGCCAAGGATATCGGCGGCGAAATCCAGGTCAGGAGTCTGGACTATGCAAAATTCCTGAAGGAACGAGGGTATGTTGTCGATCCCGATCCCACGTCCGAAACCATCCAAAAAGCGTATAAATCCCGGGCCATCCGCAGCTTTGCGCGGCACAGCCGGTTAGGTGGAACCGACGCGCCCACCACGGATGATCTGAAGCAGCAATTTATGGAACGGGTGGAGTACCTGCGTGGCCTTGGATTCAAACGAATTTCCCTGAAAACCGGCGCATATGATATGCAGGGATTGGCTATGGCGTTGCGGTTTGCCGCCGATGCCAAACTCGACCTGGTCACCATCGATGGCGCTGGCGGTGGAACCGGAATGAGCCCCTGGAATATGATGGAGCACTGGGGAATCCCCTCTGTGCACCTGCATTCGAAGGCCGTCGAATATGCCGATACGCTGGCTGAGCACGGAATCGATGTGCCGGATCTCTCATTCGCAGGCGGTTTTGCCAGGGAAGATCACATCTTTAAGGCGCTGGCGCTGGGTTCACCGTATGCAAAACTGGTCTGCATGGGCCGGGCACCCATGATTCCGGGATTCGTGGGTGCGAATATTCAGGGCGTCTTCGATCCGGAACGGCAGGAAGAACTGAACGGCAACTGGAACAAGCTGCCGTCGACGGTGAATAAATACGGCGAAACCCCGGAACGGATCTTCGCCGGATGGTACGACGTGGAAGACCTTATTGGTCCGGAGGAGATGAAAAATATCCCGCTGGGCGCCGTGGCGATGTGGAACTATGCAGACAAACTGAGCGCCGGACTACAGCAGTTTATGGCTGGCGTGCGGAAGTTTGATATCCATACGCTGAACCGGAAAGACCTGATGTCGGCAAACATGGAAACCGAAGAAGTTACTGGGATTCCGCACATGACAAAGGCTAATAACGAGGAGGCGTTAGATATACTCAAGACCGGATTAAACGGACGGAAATAA